The region GATGCAAAACAGAAACTTGGCAAGTCAGCCATCCTTTATGAAAAGAGGGTAAAAAATTACAATTTCAGTTCAAAACCCCTTTGTCAAAACTGGAGCTGAGAAAGTAAGTTTTAAAAGTCACAGAGAATATGTGGGTAACAAATGGTAAGACAAAGAATATCCACGATAGAGTGAGGCCCAGGCTACCAAGGGAGAAGTTGCATTTTCTGTTACCCCCCTTTCCAAAGCCAATGTAAGTCAGTCACTATAGTGGTGATAGACGATTAAATACATCTACAAACAAGGCAACTTTGTGTTCAAGTAACCAGATACTTGCAATCAAACTATAATTGAATAAAGGAAAACTCTCACTTAAAATAAAAAAGGTATCAAATTTACACTTCTGTAAAGCACTTAAGGTATTAGTCAACAAATCCCACACAATACAGAAAATTAAAAACACAGTTGTTTCCTCTATAGATTTGCATTACACCTAATTAAATGTCCTGTGATGGAAGATCTCAGCAGCATCAGCCATCAGGACTACACACAACTTAACACACTTTGCTGAGTATTCAAAAAATGACATGACACCGTGAAAGCAAACCATTAGATTAATGGGAAAAATGCTGATAGGAATAACACAAGCAACTGTGGTGTGTTGCACCTAAGCAATTCCCCAATGTGGCTTTAGTGACAGTCCAACATAAACCAAACCCAGTCATTCATTTCGTCTGCATAGGTTTAATGGCCATTCTCACTAAAATTATTCATTGAAGTGCCATTCATGCAACTGTAGAAATGCATGATGTAAGTTCAAGTTGGCTAGAATATGCAAAGTCAGTGTTCAGTCTTAACATGGTATTTGCTTCTTTTCTTTTTAACTGGTGTTGCCCAAACTGAATAGTTACAGCATGGTATTGGAAAAAGACAAACTCCTGATCGTGAGAGATACATGGACTGGTTAAAAAAATGATCCATTTAATAACAAGACTAGTTCAGCTAAAGTAACCCAATGGACCATTAAGGCAAACTTTGAACAAGatggaaaagctgctctggaaaaCATAATAGTCAAACATCTTCTAAACCACCTATCCTTTAGCCACACTAAAAGTTATAATATTTATAGTAGATTCTTCAACAGAAATATCTAAACTGGCTTTTGTATCAATCTCATTTATGCTTAAAATCTTGTTTGTGCCTTAGCTTATGTCCAAAATTCTTTTAAAGAAATTGGTCGAGCAAAGTTTTTCCCTGACCTGCACGATCTCCTTTTAAAGAGTCCCAAACATTGCAATTAAAGTCATCATAGCCTGCAAGCAGGAGGCGTCCACTTTTGGAAAATGCAACTGATGTAATCCCACAGATAATATTATCATGCGAGTACATCATCAGTTCCTGATCTGCTCGGAGATCAAACAGTCTGCAGGTAGCATCATCTGACCCAGTGGCAAATGCATTTCCATTGGggaaaaactgaaaatggaaagaAGAATACCATTACTTATGTGAACAAATTATAATCACATTAAGGGATTTCAAAAGTTGGCATCAGATCACTAACAAAATTATGAAAATGTTAAGAGACTGAAGAATTCACTTTTGATTTAAAACTAGCCAAATTACAACACAAAGGAAACATACTTAAAATCAAGCTTCACAATTTAAAATGTTAAAAGAAGCCATTTTTCAGCAAATAATTGCCATAAATGTTGTCATGTCTCAGTGCCAATGGAAACCACTCTTCATTACCTTAATGAAATGATAGTATACTTACGCAAACTGCATTAATATCCGATACGTGCCCAATGAATGACTGTCGACACATTCCATCTCGAATATCCCAGAGTTTGGCAGAAGCATCACAAGCACCAGAAACAAAAATCTTCATATCAGGACTTAATGTGAGACTCATGACATCCCCAGTATGTCCTGTAAATGTTGTGGTTTGATGGCCAGTTTCAATGTCCCATAAAGCACTATAAATACAAAGCAACATACTAAGACTTCAAACATGCATAAGTTACTGTACAGTATATTGACAATACCAATTTTTATACACTTACAGAACATGTTCCTGTTACTGTCTGACTAGTGgacaggcagaagaaagaatTTATCCATTCCCGCACTCGCCTTGAGCTTAGCTTGTTCAGATTCTGTTTTCACCATCCCATTTCAAAAGTATTTCTTCTTGCCTCAACCACTGTTTTCCTTCAAACCTACATTCATTACACATCTTGCTCAGAAAACCCACCCTTGATCTCATCATCTCCACAATCAACCCATTTCCACCCATACTTTGCCTCCGTACGTTCATTACCAAAACCATCCTATTACCAGATTCCTACCAATTTTCTAATTAATACCTCAAATTAAATACATCATTTGCACCCCCATATCATAATGTTCCTCTCCATCAGAAAAACCAAGATTGAAGTTATGAATACAGGCTCTTCCCAACAGTGGCTTCAATGTTGCAGAAGTCTGATTAACTGGACTTACCAACTTGTGTCTCCTGAACTTGTAACAATCTGGTTGTCATCCAGAAAGCGACAACATGATAAATaacctgttttttaaaaaaaaaacagtggatGTTCATCAATATTTGCATAATTTACAGTTGAATCAACATAAGGTTTTAAAATCAAATCCAGCATTTAACCTAAAAGAAACACACACGTAGAACTCTTTCCATAATAACATCCTTTGTATCTCACTGTTATTAGTACTAGCAACAGTCACCTCTATGGCATTCAATAGAACATAACATGTAAACTAAACTTAAAATATTAACCATTAGGTCAATCAACACCATTAATTTGTTTATTCAGAGTCAAATCTTTATTCCTCTTGTTTTACAAAAATTATCCATTCAGCATAATTGGATTATAATTTGGCATAAGAGGATTATTTTTCCTACTTTATTCCCTCTGCTGCTTCATGTGCTGCTGAAAACTGCTACTAATGATTAAGGGAACGGATAAAGCACAGCAGATCATGTATTTTCTTAATACTATTTCACCACATTGTGCAAAAttgcatgcagcttattgaaattCAAGTTGGTAATGTATCAGATGACCAACTTCTGGTCCCTTTTTAAAGTGATCATCAACTTGTGGCTTGGTTAATTTCAGAGGAGTATCAGCCACAGTCTTTTGTAAAACAGACATTCTTGTATGACAATCCCATATTGCTTAGCTGCTTATCTTCTGCCACAACCTGATCCTTACCCAAAGCTTATAGAAGAAACCACTGGATAAAAAGTAGAAGGAACATTGACCAACATTATTCAACTTTGCATAGGCAGAATTACACTTTAATGCATTATCACTCTTCTGCAATGTAAAAGTTGATTAATGTGGTTCATCTGCAGATCACTTTAAGTAGCAGAGCTATAGAAAATGCAGATTAACATCTGTAATCATTATTACCTGTGTGCCCCGGCAGTTCCCTGCTTACTCGAACGTTACCCTCTCTAGTCTTCAAGCTATAAATTGAACAGATGTTGTCCAGTCCACCACAGGCAACAAAATTCCCAGATGGAGCATAAGCACATGTCATAACCCAGGAAGATCGCAAGGGGATAGcatgcatctatagaaaagacaGTAAAGTAAAAGTGAGGTCACCTTAATCATAATCTAAAATGTGCAACACTGAAACTTTCTTTTATTCTTACTTTATTAGTTGTATAGCTGTCCCAGATGATTAGTTTTCCATCCTGAGAGGCACTGACTAAAAGTCTGTAAacataaaaatatatttaaagccATGGATAAGAATGGGGAACAGGATTCACTTAGATCAGAGtatggtggtgtggctctatgtGAATGAATgaaactggatttttttttcttgcttGATCAGAATgaactttgacagccctccaaatTGAAGGTTTACAGAATATAAATTGACAAAGCACTTCATTTGGCAGAGGGTTGGAAATTAAAAGATGTAAAACTTATCAATAGGATGGTGTTACttgaaaatttactttaaaataaaCGGTAGTGTTAGGAAGATTAAAGTACCAGACACAGTTAAGGATGGAAACAGAATCCTcaggaaaaaaaaattggaataaATGTCAAAGTAATAACTAAGATGTGAAAAGTCAGGGAAATGGTGATAACTGAGATCTGGCGCAATGGGCAGAATAGTCTTCTATGATAATTAAAATCCATCGAATAACTGTCCACTAAATTCTTATCTTTCTATTCTTCCACCAATTTAAACATTTACTTTTTCCATAAAAACCAATGCAGCTGATATACCATACAGCTGGAAATGAGATTACTTCCATCAATTAAAATCAAATCAGAATGAAGATGTGACTcaaaactataaattaaaatCCATTACAATATTTCAGAGTATGCACTTATAAAGAAGGGTTGGTTTCAGCCACGTACAGAACATGTTATTTATCCATGACCAATATTAAGCCCATGATGCAACCACAGTTTATATTGTAGCTAACATTGAAATTACTTTGGCAttgaaatttcaagttcctgggtgccaatatATCTGTGGAtctaacctggacacaacatattgatgcagctataaaaaaaagcaagagagtggctatatttcattaggagtttgtggagatttggtttgtcaactaaaacacttgaaaacttctataaatttactgtggagaacattctgacaggctgcatcacaatctggtatgggggtctactgcacaggatcaagttgcagaaacttgtaaaattagtcatctccatccatcatgagcactagcctccagaATATCCAAGACACTTTCGA is a window of Hemitrygon akajei chromosome 3, sHemAka1.3, whole genome shotgun sequence DNA encoding:
- the LOC140725536 gene encoding guanine nucleotide-binding protein subunit beta-4 is translated as MSELEQLRQEAEQLRNQIKDARKACGDSTLAQITAGLDSVGRIQMRTRRTLRGHLAKIYAMHWGSDSRLLVSASQDGKLIIWDSYTTNKMHAIPLRSSWVMTCAYAPSGNFVACGGLDNICSIYSLKTREGNVRVSRELPGHTGYLSCCRFLDDNQIVTSSGDTSCALWDIETGHQTTTFTGHTGDVMSLTLSPDMKIFVSGACDASAKLWDIRDGMCRQSFIGHVSDINAVCFFPNGNAFATGSDDATCRLFDLRADQELMMYSHDNIICGITSVAFSKSGRLLLAGYDDFNCNVWDSLKGDRAGVLAGHDNRVSCLGITDDGMAVATGSWDSFLKIWN